The proteins below are encoded in one region of Lactuca sativa cultivar Salinas chromosome 3, Lsat_Salinas_v11, whole genome shotgun sequence:
- the LOC111902711 gene encoding uncharacterized protein LOC111902711 isoform X2 — MMMSKISKRNILSGKQKKKDNEGRKKNRLLITVNVLGSPGPLRLLVNQDDTVSTVIDSSLKLYARGGRLPVLGSDFKNFLLYTSNATSDALSSNEIIGLCGERNFVLSKKMTTNLPIAKSRTDTIAHAQAESRSWKSWLHSLNKSCKIISH, encoded by the exons ATGATGATGAGCAAGATTTCGAAGAGAAATATATTATCaggaaaacaaaagaaaaaagacAACGAGGGTAGGAAGAAAAACCGACTATTGATTACTGTTAATGTGCTAGGGAGTCCAGGGCCATTGAGGTTGTTGGTGAACCAAGATGACACAGTTTCAACTGTTATCGATTCATCTCTTAAACTGTATGCTCGTGGTGGAAGGCTTCCAGTTCTTGGATCTGATTTCAAGAATTTCTTACTCTATACATCAAACGCAACATCAGATG CACTGAGTTCAAATGAAATAATAGGGTTATGTGGTGAGAGGAACTTTGTGTTGTCCAAGAAGATGACGACTAATCTACCAATAGCCAAAAGTAGGACTGATACGATCGCTCATGCGCAGGCAGAGAGTCGTAGTTGGAAATCGTGGCTCCATAGTCTGAATAAGTCATGCAAGATTATATCACATTGA
- the LOC111902711 gene encoding uncharacterized protein LOC111902711 isoform X1 — translation MIQEHQTPFYRYLYGDNKQDKLQSCSIWYELRKEETTMMMSKISKRNILSGKQKKKDNEGRKKNRLLITVNVLGSPGPLRLLVNQDDTVSTVIDSSLKLYARGGRLPVLGSDFKNFLLYTSNATSDALSSNEIIGLCGERNFVLSKKMTTNLPIAKSRTDTIAHAQAESRSWKSWLHSLNKSCKIISH, via the exons ATGATCCAGGAACATCAAACTCCATTTTATCGCTATTTATATGGCGATAATAAGCAAGATAAACTTCAAAGTTGTTCCATTTGGTATGAATTAAGGAAAGAGGAAACGACCATGATGATGAGCAAGATTTCGAAGAGAAATATATTATCaggaaaacaaaagaaaaaagacAACGAGGGTAGGAAGAAAAACCGACTATTGATTACTGTTAATGTGCTAGGGAGTCCAGGGCCATTGAGGTTGTTGGTGAACCAAGATGACACAGTTTCAACTGTTATCGATTCATCTCTTAAACTGTATGCTCGTGGTGGAAGGCTTCCAGTTCTTGGATCTGATTTCAAGAATTTCTTACTCTATACATCAAACGCAACATCAGATG CACTGAGTTCAAATGAAATAATAGGGTTATGTGGTGAGAGGAACTTTGTGTTGTCCAAGAAGATGACGACTAATCTACCAATAGCCAAAAGTAGGACTGATACGATCGCTCATGCGCAGGCAGAGAGTCGTAGTTGGAAATCGTGGCTCCATAGTCTGAATAAGTCATGCAAGATTATATCACATTGA